The sequence below is a genomic window from Candidatus Oleimmundimicrobium sp..
TCAATTAGATAAGCGCATCCATCTCCAGATAGAACGCGATAGACCTCATTTAACATTTTTCTTACATCAGAAACACATTTTATCATACCGTGAGAAACAACAATATCGAAATAACCATCTTCAAAAGGGATTTCCTGAGCATCTCCCAGAACAAATTGCAAATTTTTTAAATCTTTACCCTCAACAAAATTCTCAGCATATTCGACCATGTCCGGCGACAAGTCCAAACCTGCAACAAAAGCAGTAGGTATTCTTTTTGCAAATTCCAGTGCCAGAAAACCCGGGCCTGTGCCTATATCTAAAATTCTTTTGGGGGGTCGGGTTGCTTCAGACAGTATTTTTTCAATCAAAGGTTGGTAAATTCTCTTGACTTTATCTTTACGCCTAAGAGACTCAACATACCGCCTAACCCTATCTTTCCCAATAAGGGGCCCGCTAAAATCCTTAAATTCCACTTCTTAGATGCCTTTCATGCTCAAATTTTTGTTTCA
It includes:
- a CDS encoding class I SAM-dependent methyltransferase; its protein translation is MEFKDFSGPLIGKDRVRRYVESLRRKDKVKRIYQPLIEKILSEATRPPKRILDIGTGPGFLALEFAKRIPTAFVAGLDLSPDMVEYAENFVEGKDLKNLQFVLGDAQEIPFEDGYFDIVVSHGMIKCVSDVRKMLNEVYRVLSGDGCAYLIDSRKDVFPEEFDNITENFHSIDKKKSRRSIDKSYQTHEIKKILNEMSFNKNTQIEVKGLTYEIKICKPFN